Proteins encoded by one window of Lutibacter sp. A64:
- a CDS encoding sulfatase-like hydrolase/transferase, with amino-acid sequence MKELLRYFIVIQLILFTSCSSSNEIEEVIDSNPDSAEENSKPNILLIIADDMGLDVTSGYNIGHQTPIMPTIESMISSGVKFTNVWSNPTCTPTRATLLTGKYGFRTNVLEVDDELSTSETSIQKYINQNLDDEYSNAVIGKWHLSKDSNHPSQMGIDYYAGSLAGSLRDYNKWSLTINGETSISTEYNTTKYTDLAINWIQDQTKPWFLWLAYTTPHEPFHLPPTGLHSLGDLPTDAASIETNPIPYYFAMIEAMDKEIGRLLNSMTSEEKENTVIIFIGDNGTPNQVTEAYNSKRVKGSLYQGGINVPMIVSGRNVMRINETENALINTTDLFATIANVAGVNVDKINDSNSFYKLLSNSTTQTREYAYAEDEFNVTIRNNTHKYMLFSDGSEALYNLENDNFETINLLNKNRLPLSDYDAEIKTLLIEKLAGITH; translated from the coding sequence ATGAAAGAATTGCTTAGATACTTTATAGTAATACAGCTTATTTTATTTACATCTTGTTCAAGTAGTAATGAAATTGAAGAGGTTATAGATTCAAATCCAGATTCAGCAGAAGAAAATAGTAAACCCAATATTCTTTTAATAATTGCTGATGATATGGGACTTGATGTAACATCTGGTTACAATATTGGGCATCAAACACCTATAATGCCAACAATAGAAAGTATGATAAGCAGTGGTGTAAAGTTTACCAATGTATGGTCTAACCCAACGTGTACACCAACAAGAGCAACGCTTTTAACAGGTAAATACGGATTTAGAACTAATGTTTTAGAAGTAGATGATGAACTTTCTACTTCTGAAACATCAATTCAAAAATATATAAATCAGAATTTAGATGATGAATATAGTAATGCTGTAATTGGAAAATGGCATTTGTCAAAAGATAGTAATCACCCAAGTCAAATGGGAATTGATTATTATGCTGGTTCGTTAGCTGGAAGTTTAAGAGATTATAATAAATGGAGTTTAACTATAAATGGAGAAACCTCCATTTCAACAGAATATAACACAACAAAATATACCGATTTGGCTATAAATTGGATTCAAGATCAAACCAAACCTTGGTTTTTATGGTTAGCTTATACCACTCCACATGAGCCTTTTCATTTACCTCCAACAGGCTTACATTCACTAGGAGATTTACCCACAGATGCAGCAAGTATTGAAACAAATCCAATTCCGTATTATTTTGCAATGATAGAAGCAATGGATAAAGAAATTGGAAGGTTATTAAACAGTATGACTTCAGAAGAAAAAGAAAATACAGTAATTATTTTTATAGGAGATAATGGCACTCCAAATCAAGTAACAGAAGCTTACAATAGTAAAAGGGTTAAAGGCTCTTTATATCAAGGTGGAATTAATGTTCCTATGATAGTTTCAGGTAGAAATGTAATGAGAATTAATGAGACTGAAAATGCATTGATAAATACAACCGATTTATTTGCAACCATAGCTAATGTTGCCGGTGTAAATGTTGATAAAATTAATGATAGTAATAGTTTTTATAAATTGTTATCCAATTCAACTACTCAAACAAGAGAATATGCGTATGCTGAAGATGAATTTAATGTAACTATTAGAAATAATACACATAAATATATGTTGTTTAGCGATGGCTCTGAAGCTCTTTATAATTTAGAAAATGATAATTTTGAAACTATAAACTTACTCAATAAAAATAGGTTGCCTTTAAGTGATTATGATGCAGAAATTAAAACGTTATTAATTGAAAAACTAGCAGGAATTACGCATTAA
- a CDS encoding Lcl C-terminal domain-containing protein, whose amino-acid sequence MKLNKLTLLGLLSVFLISCGSNDDDTNIDNESNEGEVIELPVPEKPYSIVDTGVTDYYSNNALISEPSTGDAFFGQDANYSGNKPSYTDNNDGTITDNVTGLMWEQDMGSKITFDEAFSKASNSILGGYSDWRVPTLKELYSLILFSGKVKGEVAIDLFIDTNYFNQELGDTSIGEREIDAQTWSSTEYVSTTMYGVETVFGVNFIDGRIKGYPKYKPGTGNANTMYFRMVRGNVDYGKNNFIDNGDGTISDLSTGLMWQKSDDGISRDWEESLAYSENLTLADKSDWRLPNAKELQSIVDYTRSPKTTNSPAIDPLFECTEIVDPDGNPGNYPFYWTGTSHLDGATPYSSGVYVAFGEGQGEMNGVLMDVHGAGCQRSDPKSGNKDDYPQFFGPQGDVRYVYNYVRCVRTID is encoded by the coding sequence ATGAAACTAAATAAATTAACTCTATTAGGGTTATTATCTGTATTTCTAATTTCTTGTGGAAGTAACGACGATGACACTAATATAGATAATGAATCTAATGAAGGAGAAGTTATTGAATTACCAGTTCCAGAAAAACCTTATTCTATTGTTGATACAGGTGTAACAGATTATTATAGCAATAATGCATTAATTTCAGAACCTTCAACGGGTGATGCTTTTTTTGGGCAAGATGCAAATTATAGTGGAAACAAACCTTCGTACACCGATAATAATGATGGAACTATTACAGATAATGTAACAGGATTAATGTGGGAACAAGATATGGGTTCTAAAATAACATTTGATGAAGCATTTTCAAAAGCAAGTAACTCAATTTTAGGCGGTTATTCAGATTGGAGAGTGCCAACTTTAAAAGAATTATATTCGTTAATACTATTTTCAGGAAAAGTAAAAGGTGAAGTAGCTATAGATCTTTTTATAGATACAAATTATTTTAATCAAGAACTAGGAGATACTTCAATTGGAGAACGTGAAATTGATGCGCAAACTTGGTCTTCAACTGAATATGTTTCTACTACAATGTATGGTGTTGAAACTGTTTTTGGAGTAAATTTTATTGATGGAAGAATAAAAGGTTATCCAAAATACAAACCAGGTACAGGAAATGCCAATACTATGTATTTTAGAATGGTGAGAGGAAATGTTGATTACGGGAAAAATAACTTTATTGATAATGGAGATGGAACCATAAGTGATTTATCAACTGGTTTAATGTGGCAAAAGAGTGACGACGGAATTTCAAGAGATTGGGAAGAATCTTTAGCTTATTCCGAAAACTTAACTCTTGCAGATAAATCGGACTGGCGTTTGCCAAATGCAAAAGAATTACAGAGTATTGTAGATTATACAAGATCTCCCAAAACAACAAATTCACCAGCCATCGACCCGCTTTTTGAATGTACTGAAATAGTAGATCCAGATGGTAATCCAGGTAATTATCCATTTTATTGGACAGGTACAAGTCATTTAGATGGTGCAACCCCATATTCTAGTGGAGTTTATGTTGCTTTTGGTGAAGGACAAGGAGAAATGAATGGGGTTTTAATGGATGTACACGGAGCTGGTTGTCAAAGAAGTGATCCTAAAAGTGGAAATAAAGATGATTATCCACAGTTTTTTGGACCACAAGGAGATGTTCGCTACGTATATAATTATGTGCGTTGTGTAAGAACAATTGATTAG
- a CDS encoding Lcl C-terminal domain-containing protein, giving the protein MLNRILLIALIVFQCSLQSQEQKQTYPIVDTGLSEFYSVSAIIKEPKPNDEFYGQDAHYMGNQPSCTNNGDGTISDLSTGLMWQKTDDSTLRDWSTSLTYAENLTLGSKSDWRLPNAKEL; this is encoded by the coding sequence ATGTTAAATAGAATTTTACTGATTGCATTAATTGTTTTTCAATGTTCTTTACAGTCACAAGAGCAGAAACAAACATACCCAATTGTAGATACAGGACTTAGTGAATTTTATAGCGTTAGTGCTATTATTAAAGAACCTAAGCCAAATGATGAGTTTTACGGGCAAGATGCTCATTATATGGGAAATCAACCTTCGTGCACAAATAATGGTGATGGAACTATTAGCGATTTGTCAACTGGTTTAATGTGGCAAAAAACCGATGATAGTACTTTAAGAGATTGGTCAACATCATTAACTTATGCAGAAAATTTAACGCTAGGTAGTAAATCTGATTGGAGATTACCTAATGCAAAAGAATTGTAA
- a CDS encoding ArsR/SmtB family transcription factor, with translation MKRTKEDIVYEVKTEELARFAKALGHPTRIKILNHLESQSCCFTGDLVEVIPLAQSTISQHLKELKDVGLIQGELNPPKIKYCIHQENWKKAKELFRQFFSK, from the coding sequence ATGAAAAGAACAAAAGAAGATATAGTTTACGAAGTTAAAACCGAAGAATTAGCACGATTTGCTAAAGCTTTAGGTCATCCAACACGTATTAAAATTTTAAATCATTTAGAAAGTCAAAGTTGTTGTTTTACCGGAGATTTAGTAGAAGTAATTCCGTTAGCACAATCAACTATTTCACAACATTTAAAAGAATTGAAAGATGTTGGACTGATTCAAGGAGAACTAAACCCACCAAAAATTAAATATTGTATACATCAAGAAAATTGGAAAAAAGCTAAAGAATTGTTTCGTCAATTTTTTAGTAAATAA